Proteins found in one Paenibacillus sp. FSL R10-2782 genomic segment:
- a CDS encoding MFS transporter, whose amino-acid sequence MNHLFKDNRFVRFFASRTVANIADSIYSIVLLYFVQQSTQSVAFTSFTYAAVSTASIFSFFVGPLVDRYSPARLASIALFAQAILISIVPFLIRDGMTNLIIILAIVFIASCFSMLFYPANSKMLPQLVRVPDLIIRANSMISSSDQIINIAGYLAGASLIIAMGMQNTFLLASGMLFLAGVVYIRLSKQLDTHSTEGTHSEGSLTLGHYWRELKEGYTFVKRHTFLRIMLPFFALANFSMAFLIITMPSIAVDYGSPIYYSLLYISYFIGIFVGSFLVNVLKRNGLTIAAAWVATGLAIFLFSVMPQMWMKLLAALLIGAFTGIINILQMSLIQIITPLPLLGRVIAFTNTLSNAALPLGALIGGALALRFSLPEVLFFSALITVLSGLIMFFIKTVRQFEIPLEKAGGLGHPHATNEVS is encoded by the coding sequence GTGAATCATTTATTCAAAGACAATCGGTTTGTCCGCTTTTTTGCTTCACGTACCGTGGCAAATATAGCGGATAGCATTTATTCCATTGTGTTGTTATATTTTGTTCAGCAATCGACGCAGTCAGTGGCATTTACCAGTTTCACGTATGCGGCGGTATCTACAGCATCTATTTTCAGCTTTTTTGTTGGCCCACTCGTAGATCGCTATTCACCCGCACGCTTGGCCAGCATTGCTTTGTTTGCGCAGGCGATTCTAATTTCGATTGTCCCGTTTCTTATTCGAGACGGGATGACCAATTTGATAATTATCCTCGCGATCGTTTTTATAGCGTCTTGCTTCTCCATGCTGTTCTATCCTGCTAACAGTAAAATGCTGCCTCAACTTGTTCGTGTACCAGATTTAATTATTAGGGCGAACTCTATGATTTCATCGTCGGACCAGATCATTAATATCGCTGGTTATCTGGCTGGAGCTTCGCTCATTATCGCTATGGGTATGCAAAACACCTTTTTACTGGCCAGCGGTATGCTGTTCCTTGCAGGTGTCGTATATATTAGACTCAGCAAACAGCTCGACACTCATTCAACGGAAGGGACACATAGCGAGGGCTCGCTAACATTAGGGCACTATTGGAGAGAACTGAAAGAAGGATATACCTTTGTAAAACGCCACACCTTTTTGCGAATTATGTTGCCATTCTTTGCTCTTGCCAACTTTTCAATGGCTTTTCTGATTATTACTATGCCCTCCATTGCTGTCGATTACGGTTCGCCAATCTATTACAGTTTGCTGTATATTTCTTATTTCATCGGCATTTTTGTAGGTTCTTTTCTGGTAAATGTGCTTAAAAGGAACGGTCTTACCATTGCAGCTGCATGGGTAGCTACAGGACTTGCCATTTTCCTGTTTTCTGTGATGCCCCAGATGTGGATGAAACTACTGGCGGCTCTCCTAATAGGTGCTTTTACAGGTATAATTAATATATTGCAAATGTCTTTGATCCAAATTATTACTCCCTTACCGCTGTTAGGACGTGTGATCGCCTTTACGAATACCCTCTCGAATGCGGCCCTTCCGCTGGGAGCTCTGATTGGCGGCGCGTTAGCTTTGCGATTCTCACTGCCTGAGGTCTTGTTTTTCAGCGCCCTGATTACCGTATTGTCTGGACTAATCATGTTCTTTATCAAGACAGTTCGTCAGTTTGAAATTCCATTAGAGAAGGCAGGTGGGTTGGGGCATCCTCATGCAACAAATGAAGTAAGTTAA